Proteins encoded together in one Salvelinus fontinalis isolate EN_2023a chromosome 6, ASM2944872v1, whole genome shotgun sequence window:
- the LOC129857115 gene encoding protein S100-A5-like, translating to MSRLEKAIVSMVEVFEEYATKDDKNRQLSGTELAELMKKELASSEFHGKVEPAVLQEAMTNLDKNHDGEINFREFSMFLATLARGYYRARNKGNKGKPE from the exons ATGTCTCGTCTGGAGAAGGCCATTGTATCCATGGTGGAGGTGTTTGAGGAATATGCTACAAAGGATGATAAGAATCGCCAGCTTAGCGGGACAGAGCTCGCAGAGCTGATGAAGAAAGAGCTGGCCAGCTCAGAGTtccac GGAAAGGTGGAACCAGCAGTGCTCCAGGAGGCGATGACCAACCTGGATAAGAACCACGATGGGGAGATCAACTTCAGAGAGTTCTCCATGTTCTTGGCTACTCTGGCCAGGGGCTACTACAGAGCCAGAAACAAGGGCAACAAGGGCAAGCCTGAATGA